A window of Tachypleus tridentatus isolate NWPU-2018 chromosome 7, ASM421037v1, whole genome shotgun sequence genomic DNA:
tatttatctcaagctttcaaatatatttatttttcttctcactTGAGAAAAATTTATGAATGGGTTTGAAAATGTGCTGTCAATAGATATGTAATGTGAAAGTTTCTggagaataattttatttaattattcccACATTGAAAATTATCTACAAGgtattttctattctttattcAATATTACCTTAATTAACAGTGTTAGTTAGAATGTTAAATGCATCCATGTACTTTCAATAATTAAGTAAGATAATATTTGGTGTTGACATAAATAcataatatgatattaaaatcTTCTTACTATAATTCTGACAAATAAAATTGTTACACCATCACAATCCCATTCACGTTGTCACTGTTATTGTCAACaaatttgttaatataaacagTATCAAGTACTACTTTATCATATTCCTGCCATTCTGAATAACTATGGTATTAGACATTAGACCTTCTTCAGCAGCATATATAGTGTGGTTGATGTATTGTAGTAGTCTGTTATTTACCTTCAATCTGATATTTTTATTAGCTGTTACAAAGCTTGAATGAATTGATACTTCCATtgcattgtattatatataattgtacAAAGTAGAAGagtatgttgttttctttctttcatttcttactgttttgtttgtgtcTGAGAAATTCTATTTTTCAGGCCTGGGTCCTTAACCCCAGCAGTTGGCATTGCTACTGTAAGTAAATATACTATttactatataatatttatcagTAGTTGTCATATCTCTGACACCTTAGTAATAACTTTCATTGACTTCTCCATAAATTAGTATATgggtataaaatataatttagcaaAGTAATATTTCACAGTCATGAGAACATCCATGAGTGAGTTTCCTGAAATAgtccatgtttatttgttttcagaaataCATAGTATTTGTGAACTTCTTATTAACAATTTGGAACATATCTAGTGCCTTAGAAGTTAGAGATTTTGAAGAATTAGAAGAATGCATAATTATGGTATTCCAACTAAACCAGTATTCATATCTATTATTGAAAGTGCAATTTGCTCAGTCCAAAGCTCATTACATCAACTGAGGAACAACACATAATTGGTTGGAACATAATTTATATAACCCACTTGTTACAACAACATTTGTTATGGTTTGAACACCTTTCTGAAACTGCCCATTTTTCTCATTATAACGGTTGTTATTACAACAAATTGcaaatataaacagtattttaaccCATACTGTGTTTCAACTGTGGATCAAGTGAAATCATTATCACGAATGGATATTGGTTCACCTTGAGTGTATTATTATGCAGTCTTCTAATTCTTAAATCTCTATGATTATAGACAGTGATTACAgtattacaaaatgtaatattgGCCCAATACCAATAATACTAAGTAATTATAATCATGATTTGCCACCTTTAAAAGGTGTttacaccataacagttgttgtaGTATAAAACCTAATCACATTAGCAATTactattttcattcaaaataaaattctcataaaattttgtctttaaataaaGACTAATTTTTGTAGTACTGAGCTAACTAGAGCACAAGGTTTCACTTAATAGTTTTTTTAAGTTGTGTTTAAATTGAATTGTACAGTGCATGACTTTACAAAAAACTTGAATTTTTCAGACAACCCAGTCCTCAGTTGATGCACATGCTTTATCCACATCTCAGAGGACAGCACTTCAGGTGAGTAatgaaaaacaatgttttcatgtAGTCATGTAGTTTTAACACTCCATTTATATAAAGATGATCTCACTTCTTAATTGATATTATACATGCTCTACAGAACTCACTTCCTTATGATGGTGTTCAGTACAGTGTACCAGCTTTTTACTTGTGTAGAAATCAATATTGTTATAACTCTTGTCTCTGAGCAAAGAatcatgtatttttgtaatatgtcTTACACATTGTTGCATATAAAAGGCATCTGTTaggattttattgtaaaatatctgTGTTTCATATGACATTATATAgttcttatttttctgttttaaagataaaagtaagGCTTCAGGTCCTCTATTAGAGCCATCATCAACTAAATATTTGTTCATAGGTACGAAAGAAGTTGAAAGCTTGCTATGTAATAGTAAACATTGAAATCAAAACCCAATTTGATTGTTATTTGTCATCAGTTTTTATgtgttatacattttaaatagaatataACACACAACTTAGGGAATGTTCAACACATTTTATAtctataaagtttattttgacataataaaataatatattgtataattttggAGCTCCTTTTTATCGCTACTTCTCTAGCATGCTCATGCCAACTCTGTAGGTTGGTTTATAACCCAAGAATCATCGTTTGGAAACCTGATCTTGCCGGTCCTGCCAAGGTTTGATAAACAACAATGATACTATGAATCATAATTTAGAAACCTAACTTTGCCTGTCCTGCCAAAGTTTGACAACCAAAAGCAAGAGTGAAAAATTCAATAGATTTTGATGAAAAAGATTTCTTCTAAGTAATGTATTCTTTACTACCAAAGCAACAATTAAAGATCAGActtattttgtaacttataaaTGTTCCATTTTCTTTAGAGCAAAGTTTAAGTTCTATTCATTTCATTACATTTTCACAGTGGTAGTGGTGTAGTCTATAAACTTTCATATAATTCTGTAATTTCAAGCTTAAGTTTGAAAGAGTTGTATGTAAACTTGAAGTTAATATATCTTTTTTCTAATAAAGGTTTTTAAAGTGCTttgtaaattaaatgttaaaaataaatttaaccatACCTGTTCATATGataataaagttatagaaaatattGTTTCACATATTTCAGAGATTctctattatttaatttttgtaaaaatattgaattatcaATATATGGTAATATTAgtattcagtttatatttattcattgctTACCTCTAAATATGAGAGAGATTTTTTGTTAGTTCAACCCCTTGAGgtgaattcctgtacatggtCAGGGAACCTCTTAGAGAAGGTTCTGtaatttcagtttacttcctctgggatcgaAACATCAACCCGCATGTTTGCCACatatggtgacccatgaaggggaggagaggatcctggttgcTGAGGGGTCTAACCCTAGCACACcattttgaccttgaattcctgtagatggcaGCCTTGGGGAAGCCCTCTCCAGGGTCATATGGCTGGTTCAATTGGGCTAAggccaaccaagtaccagtgttggatgttctcaacagatgtGGACATTGTGCTTGATGCTGGTGTTTAAAAATAGTGCTCAAtaaatcctggcattgctgcaatgttctTGGTtggtgggtggggacagtgggcactgaaatgttcttattttattatgaataccCCTATTcattgaacaaaataataaaaatgaaaaaaatagatgATCAGAAAATGATACTCTCAGTGAAAGCTTTTCTTGTGCATCTAACATTTCTGCTTCATCCCCCACCTTCTTAGTTATCAAGACTCAAatagagcgatcacctctttcctttcgggcTGATCGTCTATATGACTATAATCGCCCCTTTATACTGATGGAACTCAAGCTgcctcttcattggtctggcagtaaaTCAGTCTGAACTGttgatattcactacaagatgtaGTGTCATCTCTCTTCTTGCATCTCTTGCTGTTAttgtggttgtttttaactggatctggcaggagaatacttttcctgatgcttggtgctgggctattgtcctccctttttCCAAGCCCAGGAAGGATCCCATGATTTTTTCATACTGCTGTTCAGTTGCTAGATGAggtgtctctgtaagatcttaaaAAGGATGGTTAATGCCTGTCTTGTTTTGTTCCTCGaaccaaacaacctcctttcacccacccagtgtgggttttgatGACAGAACTACACTGTGTATCAcatgatttgacttgaaacatcaatcagggatGCCTTTTTCAAGagacatatttttttctgttggaACTTGGAATTCCCAAGTGCTGTATTTTAAGTGTCaaacctttcattataaaaattaatgccatcactggacaactcccCCCTTATAGTTACAGATGGACTCTATGTTGATAATTTCCACATCTTATGTCAGTTGtcaagcatgaggtttattgagtggcagctacagactgtcctcaatcatttactgaagtgggcTACAGAAGgtggttttactttttcttgctttaaaactgtttacataaaaTTCGCCACCAACGAAGTATTTACTCCAATCCTGAGCTCTGTGCTGGAGAAGTTGTACTTTccatggtccctgaggcaaagttcttgtgGCTTATATTTGAGAATAAGCTGAAATCTCATCTGTAAATCAGTAATTTCCAACATATGACATTAGTGGAGCAGATATGTAAAATAACTGTGCACTTTGtgatataaacatgaaattagaCAGGATACCAgataaatacttattaaacagTTTTGGTGAGACAGAGAAGCTGAAATACCCATATTATAGACACTATCTTGAATTTCAAAATGGCCATCATCAGCAACTATTATATCCAAGACCTCATTTCAAAGGTACATAGAACAGTGAATTATGTAATTATACCCACATATCTGCAGACACTTATGTGTTAATCATCtggaaatagaaaataataattaacacttttattaaattattagttaCCTATGGTCAAAATCAGTTAAACGTGGTGGATCTAGATTTTGAGTGGTGTGGATCCTTTAAGCACCACCAATGAAGTCAGTGTGAAATCATCACATTACATGTGGCTTTTACTGTGGTTGCCACAAATATGGTAACAGTTGAACTATACATTTTCCTTACCACATATTTAATCATACACAAGCTACAAGATCTCCAGCACTAAGCTTGGAAAGTAAATGAGTGTCTTGTTTATGAAGAGTAGACTGGCAAACATGTGTATCCATACAAAAATTGAAGGGAGTTGAATGTATGAATTTTGTCTCAGAAGAAACAATGTTTCATTGGCTGATTTATTTTATGATAGCTCACTTTCATAGGTATATTTTTTACACTACTTCTTGTTAGCAGCATCCCTCCTTTCACTCTATATTTTTGCTTCTGTGCTTTACAGAGTCATCATTTACTGTAAATCAGCCTACAGAACTAAACTACTCTAACACTCATCTGTATGAGTTTAATATTGCTATACTGACAAGCAAACAACCTAAGTGACTAAATTTAATAAGGGTTTGGACTGACATTCAATAACCAGCCCCATCATTCCTTATACATGTTGAGTAGATTACCATAGTAGTAGATCATTTGGAGTGTCTTTTTGGCAGATCATACACTTGTAATTTGTAGTATATGGTAGAGACTGTTGTGTTGGGATAGGTTGATGTCTTTGTACTAACATATGCTTCTCACATGTCAACTGTTCTAGCCACTACTTTCTAAAACTACCACTATTATAAACTTAAGAACTCCTCTACTACTGCAAACATGTGAATTGAGCTTTGTCATGTATTCAGAGCATTTGTTAGATCAAACTTATGTTAGTATTAATAGTAATACTAACAGcatattaagtactatcttaACTTACAATTTACACTTAAAATTACAATCAATATAACTATCAGATATAGTTAAGAATAGTCTGGCTACTAAATATTCTCAGTTGATAAACTCTGGGTTAAAGTGTACTTTCAGGAAGGCGAGTACACAAGgtgtacaatttatttataagacATGCAAGTTAAGGTAGAAGTGCAAGAGTTTTTTGGATAGAGTTGCAGAGGTGGAAAGGGAGAATTGTAAATTTCTTGAAGCAATGGTAGGGTTTAATGAATAACTTAAATGTCTGCATTTCAAAGGCTACAGTTTGGAAACAGAATTGCATGGGACCTAAGAAAGGAAATAAGGCAAAATAATGCATTTAGGAGTTTAGGATGGGCTTGGGTTTAGGTTAAGCAACCAATTCCAAGCATTTACTAGTGATGAGGGGGAGCAGGAAAGGGAGATGTGGGATCACAAAGAATGATAGTGTAAAGGATAGGGAAGTTGTAGATGGCTCTTGTTGTGCATGTAGATAGAACAGTATGTGGAGTAAATTGGTGCGAaagaatatgtttatattatcCAGGAGCAGGAGTACAGGATATGACTGATAGAACCAGAGAGATAATTAAGGATGTTAGTAGCATTGCAGTTTTTCTGTCACATGTTGGAGCTAATGATGTGAGGAAATAGGGAGGTGAAGAGCTAATTGataagtgtaaaacatttataatggcATGTAAAGAATGAGGTAATAACTTGATGTTGTCATTGTTATTGCCAAGAACGAATTTGAGGGGTAATGTATA
This region includes:
- the LOC143256974 gene encoding SOSS complex subunit C-like isoform X3, whose product is MFQAFFSKRTKQQNRKILEELQMQKKQLLLKQVQPSTLPGSLTPAVGIATTTQSSVDAHALSTSQRTALQHAHANSVGWFITQESSFGNLILPVLPRFDKQQ
- the LOC143256974 gene encoding SOSS complex subunit C-like isoform X2, whose protein sequence is MAFQPPSTRQEQQNRKILEELQMQKKQLLLKQVQPSTLPGSLTPAVGIATTTQSSVDAHALSTSQRTALQHAHANSVGWFITQESSFGNLILPVLPRFDKQQ